The candidate division KSB1 bacterium genome contains a region encoding:
- a CDS encoding CHAT domain-containing protein has product MMYSGKGYYDQALQSLQNALVARQAIDKELKSRETGSLYFYFGSLHFHRGEYDLALEYYLKTMAIWEAFGGDKSMRLPTANLHRNLGLIYHQQGDYDRALEFSRKSLELITEQLGERHLAVAERYNNLGNTYLEMGEYVEALEYHRKALDIRLSLLGENSRAVSHCYGNLGLVYARKGNYEKALQHYQKALAIMKGVWGQHHPDLAEIYNLIGDVHFEKGEYAAALVSYQQALQANARDFADPAITANPSLQHVLSEEKLLESLHKKAKALAKRAAAASHALDDLQTALSTCQLAVDLIDQIRRGYKVEGAKLFLAEKSTQTYEQAIRIAHALYVATGDPQHLEQAWHFAEKSRAGILLEALAEAKAKKFAGIPDSLLEKERRLRADLAFYEKSVLEEESKGKAADSTKVLSWQSRLFDLKREYETLLAQHEKNHPDYFNLKYQNRIATARELQEQLLDERTALVEYFVGQDSLYLFALTNNHLDLKSASRDSLLEHRVRELRAAIVEQNYAQYLRTGHWLYQTLLDPIKHALDRQNLIMVPDGLLSHIPFETLLTDTVDSAGIKDYRALPFVLKKHAISYAYSATLLWEMQKRRRGIVDRDYLAYAPIFPGGLPSNSRSTEFLAAQRTVDSTRSLEMGFLPATRDEVQGVQDLFEKKAGFFERWFGNKTQVLWERRANEANLKSSPLDSYRYVHFATHGLVNESKPQLSGLILAQNDSPEEDGILYLGEIYNLNLNADLAVLSACETGLGKLARGEGLIGLTRGFLYAGATNLLVSLWQVNDVSTANLMIAFYQNMLEGKSKAAALREAKLRMIEHEVKYARPYYWAPFVLIGK; this is encoded by the coding sequence ATGATGTACTCGGGTAAGGGTTATTATGACCAGGCCTTGCAATCGTTGCAAAATGCGCTGGTGGCCAGGCAGGCCATTGATAAAGAGCTCAAAAGCCGGGAAACTGGTTCTCTCTACTTTTATTTTGGAAGTTTGCATTTCCACCGGGGTGAGTATGATCTCGCGCTGGAATATTATTTGAAAACGATGGCGATCTGGGAGGCCTTTGGGGGCGACAAATCCATGCGCTTGCCCACCGCCAATCTGCATCGCAACCTTGGACTGATTTATCATCAGCAAGGCGATTATGACCGCGCTCTGGAGTTCAGCCGGAAATCATTGGAGCTAATCACGGAGCAATTGGGTGAGCGCCATCTTGCCGTCGCAGAAAGATATAACAACTTGGGCAATACGTATCTGGAAATGGGCGAGTATGTCGAGGCGCTGGAATATCATCGAAAGGCATTGGACATCAGATTATCGTTGCTGGGGGAAAATAGTCGCGCGGTGTCGCACTGTTACGGCAATCTGGGGTTGGTTTATGCCAGGAAAGGCAACTACGAAAAGGCTTTGCAGCATTATCAGAAGGCGCTAGCAATTATGAAGGGCGTTTGGGGCCAGCATCACCCGGACTTGGCGGAGATCTACAATCTCATCGGCGATGTGCATTTTGAGAAGGGCGAGTATGCCGCAGCATTGGTAAGCTATCAACAAGCCCTGCAGGCGAATGCGCGCGATTTTGCCGATCCTGCGATCACGGCCAACCCTTCGCTACAACACGTCCTATCGGAGGAGAAACTGCTGGAGTCGTTGCACAAAAAGGCGAAGGCATTGGCGAAGCGCGCGGCAGCTGCATCCCATGCACTCGACGATTTGCAAACCGCGTTGTCCACCTGCCAACTCGCGGTGGATTTGATTGACCAGATTCGCCGCGGCTACAAGGTCGAAGGCGCCAAGCTTTTTCTCGCCGAGAAATCCACGCAGACTTATGAACAAGCAATACGGATCGCTCACGCCCTTTATGTCGCCACCGGCGATCCACAACACCTGGAGCAGGCCTGGCACTTTGCCGAAAAAAGTCGCGCCGGCATCTTGTTGGAGGCGCTTGCCGAAGCCAAGGCCAAAAAGTTTGCCGGCATCCCGGACAGCCTTTTGGAAAAGGAGCGCCGTCTGCGCGCCGATTTGGCTTTCTACGAGAAAAGCGTCCTCGAAGAGGAATCAAAAGGCAAAGCCGCCGACAGCACGAAAGTGCTTTCGTGGCAGAGCAGGTTATTTGACCTGAAACGCGAATATGAAACCCTGCTGGCGCAGCACGAAAAGAATCATCCCGATTATTTCAATCTAAAATATCAAAACCGAATCGCTACCGCGCGAGAGCTGCAAGAACAGCTTTTGGATGAGCGCACCGCGCTGGTTGAATATTTCGTCGGGCAGGATTCGCTTTACCTCTTTGCGCTCACCAATAATCATTTGGATTTAAAAAGTGCGTCCAGAGATTCGCTATTGGAGCACCGGGTGAGGGAGCTTCGGGCAGCCATCGTCGAGCAGAATTATGCGCAATACCTACGCACCGGCCATTGGCTTTATCAAACCCTTCTGGATCCGATCAAACATGCCCTCGACCGCCAAAATCTGATCATGGTTCCGGACGGGTTGCTCAGCCATATTCCGTTTGAAACCTTGCTAACGGACACGGTGGATTCGGCAGGTATTAAGGATTATCGTGCGCTGCCATTCGTGCTGAAAAAGCATGCGATCAGCTATGCCTATTCCGCCACGCTGTTATGGGAGATGCAAAAGCGCCGGCGCGGCATCGTTGATCGCGATTATCTGGCTTACGCGCCGATTTTCCCAGGCGGGCTGCCCAGCAACAGCCGCAGCACGGAATTCCTCGCGGCGCAACGAACCGTCGATTCGACGCGCTCCCTGGAAATGGGCTTTCTCCCCGCCACCAGAGATGAAGTGCAGGGCGTGCAAGACCTGTTCGAGAAAAAAGCGGGCTTTTTCGAGCGCTGGTTCGGGAATAAAACGCAAGTGCTATGGGAGCGTCGCGCCAATGAGGCCAATTTGAAATCGAGCCCGCTGGACAGTTATCGCTATGTGCATTTTGCCACCCATGGCCTGGTGAATGAGTCCAAACCCCAATTGTCGGGACTGATACTGGCGCAAAACGATTCGCCCGAAGAAGACGGCATTCTTTATCTCGGGGAAATCTACAATTTGAATTTGAATGCGGATTTGGCGGTGCTGAGCGCGTGCGAGACGGGCTTGGGCAAATTAGCGAGAGGCGAGGGATTGATCGGATTGACGCGCGGCTTTCTTTATGCGGGCGCTACCAACCTGCTGGTGTCGTTGTGGCAGGTGAACGATGTGAGCACAGCGAATTTGATGATCGCTTTTTATCAGAACATGCTGGAGGGGAAAAGCAAAGCTGCGGCGCTGCGGGAGGCCAAGCTGCGAATGATCGAACACGAGGTCAAATATGCCAGGCCCTACTATTGGGCGCCGTTTGTGTTGATTGGGAAGTAA
- a CDS encoding tetratricopeptide repeat protein: protein MRHHKSAFCKEVVLAAILFFFCSCSRERQPSKTAPVNKPSVGVSQPSPTALADSSLADQIFAHAEEFFKNSRYDSAITYFEKASRFFEADQNWEGYVRAYAEMARTLMRIGSFDQASQKLSHALEIGLQRLGEDHPVLASVYEILGTLSHIKDDNDQAIFYFQKALSILAGQCG from the coding sequence ATGAGGCACCACAAATCAGCATTTTGCAAAGAGGTGGTTTTAGCTGCCATCTTATTCTTTTTCTGTTCCTGTTCGCGGGAGCGCCAACCCTCCAAAACAGCTCCTGTCAACAAACCTTCTGTTGGCGTTTCGCAGCCAAGCCCAACTGCGCTGGCCGACAGCTCCCTCGCGGATCAAATCTTTGCCCACGCCGAAGAGTTTTTCAAAAACAGCCGGTATGACAGTGCAATAACTTATTTCGAGAAGGCAAGCAGGTTTTTCGAGGCCGATCAAAATTGGGAAGGCTACGTGCGCGCGTATGCGGAAATGGCAAGAACATTAATGCGAATCGGCTCCTTTGACCAGGCAAGCCAAAAGCTTTCGCACGCTTTGGAAATCGGCTTGCAGCGGCTCGGTGAAGATCATCCTGTTCTGGCTTCGGTCTACGAGATTCTCGGGACTTTATCTCATATCAAAGATGATAACGACCAGGCAATCTTTTATTTTCAAAAAGCGCTTTCCATACTTGCAGGCCAATGCGGATGA
- a CDS encoding T9SS type A sorting domain-containing protein, translating into MKTRFSFLALAALLLATLNVRTLFAQIHEINHETVNAYGWFGGDNRPNQQRTVGVGQSVLIDTAMTVRNFAFYFRGPFDYAANPEGRGHAVTLTLNVRDAAGAILKTLQVAVPDTFSAGWVTWSGIDLAVAANTTLIFTCYLVGAYDSSQYRASHGADANQGYTEGVRYGKNGTSDADMESWTDWVVHPSWDSAFRLQGTLTSPTPTNVRGWYADGQVWILWDLDNNPPETYAIYSSPTPFTNINQAQLIGRLYEEEWLPFALRTQLNSNANYVIPNGQGGRYTLPPNTGLFVETVHESGAKYYAVVKWGETAITNNITPNPISYAYDVNDPVECHPQGTATLPSGHRATAYYMWADGRDNHWEGRPDFPIMANRHKNGMPSFFIVSEAKNLPPGKVSAVHWLHGGEGTARQSLPASRASINIEPQDGLLVAHNDDFIRKMIINGVVGKLEAKSNSWWFGWAKNLDPFDNIRPMPADGDTVVNYTQRRLLWINDWLVKNRNVDPERVAIQGHSVGSAGTTALAKAFPNVFATACIFNNGFGGPTNNADTTAGQGAHILGTPAQNLPTNLRNYRGDVVRAYDLFNLSTPIASTRDMALMRSWHGKNDDNGTMQWDAYVVEEYHRADSSAWGMQLFWDERRHGLDNLRVHWSHGPGNLQTERDDAAYQVRYRANQSFPAFYNHQKYPGSNKDPGDGTRGTGGAGVGDDWGSFGGYHDWEVNSIVDTPGRWEVTAYLIGLSSHLMDNSPDASLTSDLAIRKPQQFKPPTGRQLHWSVTRISDGQVLQSGMTTVGPDDLVSLTGITLYRDPDRVRIRVVDPTVAVESRDPEILPTEFSLSQNYPNPFNPSTVISFQLPVSRHVTLKVFDVTGREVATLVEGRRNAGRHSVTLRSNNLPSGVYFYRLVAGDFHETKKMMLMR; encoded by the coding sequence ATGAAGACTCGATTCTCTTTTCTCGCGCTGGCAGCATTACTGCTTGCCACCCTGAATGTGCGCACGCTTTTCGCGCAGATTCACGAAATCAATCACGAAACCGTGAACGCCTACGGCTGGTTTGGCGGTGACAATCGACCCAATCAACAACGAACGGTCGGTGTCGGGCAAAGTGTATTGATCGATACCGCGATGACAGTCAGGAACTTCGCCTTTTATTTCAGAGGCCCGTTCGATTACGCCGCCAATCCCGAAGGCAGGGGGCACGCAGTGACGCTCACGCTGAACGTGCGCGACGCTGCCGGCGCCATTCTCAAAACCTTACAGGTGGCTGTGCCTGATACTTTTTCCGCAGGCTGGGTGACGTGGAGCGGCATCGATCTCGCGGTCGCCGCGAATACAACCCTCATCTTCACCTGCTATCTGGTGGGCGCGTACGATTCTTCTCAATACAGGGCCAGCCACGGCGCCGACGCCAATCAAGGCTATACCGAGGGGGTTCGTTATGGCAAAAACGGAACCAGCGACGCGGATATGGAAAGCTGGACCGACTGGGTGGTGCATCCGAGCTGGGATTCGGCGTTTCGTTTGCAGGGAACATTGACCTCCCCAACTCCCACCAACGTCCGCGGCTGGTATGCCGATGGCCAAGTTTGGATTCTGTGGGATCTCGACAACAACCCGCCGGAAACCTATGCCATTTACAGCAGTCCAACGCCCTTCACCAACATCAATCAAGCGCAACTCATCGGCCGGCTGTATGAAGAAGAATGGCTGCCCTTTGCGCTGCGCACGCAACTCAACTCCAATGCTAATTATGTGATTCCAAACGGTCAAGGGGGTCGCTACACTCTGCCCCCTAATACAGGTTTGTTCGTCGAAACCGTGCACGAGAGTGGCGCGAAGTATTATGCCGTGGTGAAATGGGGCGAGACCGCGATTACCAACAATATCACACCGAACCCCATCAGCTACGCCTACGATGTGAACGATCCGGTGGAATGCCATCCGCAGGGGACGGCGACGCTGCCTTCCGGGCATCGCGCCACCGCGTATTATATGTGGGCCGACGGCCGCGACAATCATTGGGAAGGCCGGCCAGATTTTCCCATCATGGCCAATCGCCACAAGAACGGCATGCCGAGCTTCTTCATTGTGAGCGAAGCGAAGAATTTGCCGCCGGGAAAAGTTTCGGCGGTGCATTGGCTGCACGGCGGCGAAGGCACGGCCAGACAGTCGCTTCCTGCCAGTCGCGCTTCCATCAACATCGAGCCGCAAGACGGCTTGCTGGTCGCGCATAATGATGATTTCATTCGCAAGATGATCATCAATGGCGTTGTGGGCAAACTCGAGGCAAAGAGCAACTCCTGGTGGTTTGGGTGGGCGAAAAATTTGGATCCGTTTGACAACATTCGCCCCATGCCCGCGGATGGCGACACTGTCGTTAATTACACCCAACGGCGTTTGCTGTGGATCAACGATTGGCTCGTCAAAAATCGCAACGTCGATCCGGAGCGCGTGGCGATACAAGGCCATAGCGTAGGTTCGGCAGGAACCACGGCGCTGGCGAAAGCCTTTCCCAATGTCTTTGCCACGGCGTGCATTTTCAACAACGGTTTTGGCGGCCCAACCAATAACGCCGACACAACTGCGGGACAAGGCGCGCACATTCTGGGAACGCCGGCACAGAATCTTCCCACCAACTTGCGCAATTACCGCGGCGACGTGGTGCGCGCTTACGATCTTTTCAATCTGAGCACGCCGATTGCGAGCACGCGCGATATGGCCCTCATGCGCTCGTGGCACGGCAAAAATGATGACAATGGCACCATGCAATGGGACGCGTATGTGGTGGAAGAATACCACCGGGCGGACTCGAGCGCCTGGGGCATGCAGCTTTTCTGGGATGAGCGCCGGCATGGTCTGGATAATTTGCGGGTGCATTGGAGTCACGGCCCCGGCAATTTGCAAACCGAGCGCGACGATGCGGCCTATCAAGTGCGCTATCGCGCCAATCAATCCTTTCCGGCTTTTTATAATCATCAAAAATATCCGGGCAGCAACAAAGACCCCGGCGACGGCACCCGCGGTACTGGCGGCGCGGGCGTTGGCGATGATTGGGGAAGTTTCGGCGGCTATCATGATTGGGAGGTGAACTCGATTGTCGATACGCCGGGCCGGTGGGAAGTGACGGCGTATCTCATCGGCTTGTCATCGCACCTGATGGATAATTCGCCAGACGCCAGTCTCACTTCGGATCTGGCGATTCGCAAGCCGCAGCAATTCAAGCCGCCGACCGGCAGACAATTGCACTGGTCGGTCACACGTATTTCGGACGGACAAGTTCTGCAAAGCGGCATGACCACGGTTGGGCCGGATGATTTGGTGAGTCTCACCGGCATCACGCTCTACAGAGACCCCGACCGTGTGCGCATTCGCGTGGTTGATCCGACGGTGGCGGTGGAGTCGCGCGACCCAGAAATTCTGCCGACGGAATTTAGTTTGTCGCAAAATTATCCGAATCCGTTCAACCCGAGCACAGTAATCAGTTTTCAGTTGCCCGTGAGCCGCCATGTGACGTTGAAAGTGTTCGATGTGACTGGTCGCGAAGTGGCGACGCTGGTGGAGGGCAGGAGGAATGCCGGCAGACACAGCGTTACACTCCGCTCGAATAATCTCCCGAGCGGCGTTTACTTCTATCGGCTCGTTGCCGGCGATTTTCACGAAACGAAAAAAATGATGTTAATGAGATAA
- a CDS encoding T9SS type A sorting domain-containing protein — MNYKNLFLAVMVLLQTTNLHGQKDCNKTSIGQVPLTDLRTGTYQGYAGGLYPNGSNFLPGAHKAAGLLAAAQIRPLNQAGSVDFLNGKIGLIAIGPSFATMEFSAFKILVAQDPTVNPELVLVDGAQSGKSAAQFADTTDQVWTVIAQRLADANVTWQQVQVAWVKSVNTIHNAGFPADQTKLSNDLAQIARNLKAKFPNIKLAYFTSRSYGGYGNNEPYPYETGFAVKWLIERQINADTTLRFVGANAKAPWLAWAPYLWADGTRPRQDGVTWECSDYQDDGVHPSLSGRAKVARMLLTFFKTDSTASSWFLRNPPTAVEETPHFSPSGFVLERNYPNPFNPATVINFQLPVDSYMTLKVFDVSGREVATLVHEQLEAGKHNVVFKAGHLPSGVYFIRLTAGQFTQIRKATLIK, encoded by the coding sequence ATGAACTATAAAAACTTGTTTTTGGCGGTGATGGTATTGCTTCAAACGACAAATCTTCATGGCCAGAAGGATTGCAACAAAACCTCCATCGGACAAGTGCCGCTCACCGATTTGCGCACGGGCACGTATCAAGGCTATGCCGGCGGGCTTTATCCCAACGGCAGCAACTTTTTGCCGGGCGCGCATAAAGCCGCGGGCTTGCTGGCTGCCGCGCAAATCAGGCCGCTCAATCAAGCAGGAAGCGTTGATTTCCTCAATGGCAAGATCGGCCTCATTGCCATTGGGCCGTCATTCGCCACCATGGAGTTTTCCGCCTTCAAAATACTCGTCGCGCAAGATCCCACGGTCAATCCCGAGCTCGTGCTCGTGGATGGCGCACAAAGTGGCAAGTCCGCGGCGCAATTTGCCGACACCACCGATCAGGTTTGGACCGTGATCGCGCAGCGCCTCGCCGATGCCAATGTCACGTGGCAACAGGTGCAAGTGGCGTGGGTGAAATCCGTGAACACGATCCACAACGCCGGCTTTCCGGCCGATCAAACCAAACTCAGCAATGATCTCGCACAAATTGCGCGAAATCTCAAGGCGAAATTTCCCAACATTAAGCTCGCTTATTTCACCAGCCGCAGCTATGGTGGTTACGGCAACAATGAGCCCTATCCTTACGAAACCGGCTTCGCGGTGAAATGGCTGATCGAGAGACAAATCAACGCCGACACCACGCTGCGTTTTGTCGGCGCGAACGCCAAGGCGCCGTGGCTGGCATGGGCACCGTATTTGTGGGCCGATGGCACAAGGCCGCGGCAGGATGGCGTGACGTGGGAATGCAGCGATTATCAAGACGACGGCGTGCATCCCTCGCTCTCCGGTCGCGCCAAGGTGGCGAGAATGTTGTTGACGTTTTTCAAAACCGATTCCACGGCCAGCTCGTGGTTTCTGCGAAATCCGCCGACCGCGGTTGAAGAGACGCCACACTTTTCTCCGAGCGGTTTTGTTTTGGAGCGAAATTATCCGAATCCATTCAACCCGGCGACTGTGATCAATTTTCAGTTGCCAGTAGACAGTTACATGACGCTGAAGGTGTTCGATGTGAGCGGCCGCGAAGTCGCGACGCTGGTGCATGAACAACTCGAAGCGGGCAAACACAATGTTGTGTTCAAGGCCGGTCACCTTCCCAGCGGCGTTTATTTCATCCGCCTCACGGCCGGACAATTTACCCAAATTCGGAAGGCGACGTTGATCAAGTAA